The proteins below are encoded in one region of Reichenbachiella sp. 5M10:
- a CDS encoding NAD(P)/FAD-dependent oxidoreductase: MQNNSLKSQHIAIIGAGVSGISAARVWQKCGYSVTIYEASDQIGGQWNMTYPGVRLQNTAPQYQFSDFPWPFTPDRHPTGEQVLKYMHAAVAAYGIEVKLNHKVTQMVKQDIGWQLTFENGMQGDFAYVMIATGQYPGGDKKHKPRFENIDSYRGEVVTNINSKEVFKDKHVAVVGFGKTALDFAAWSGAVAQSTQHIFRTPRWTIPDHLLGIDYTRPFFSRFGSDMMPSWCHSSLIQNLLHKKLTFVVKSFWGFIATLFQYQHRKDAKLGTLDPSVLDLVFPPKSQFVPDLRSASAVAPNHYYEYVAHQRIIPYRGEVASFFEHGLILSDGQKIEADMVCICCGNEAPTYGFLPETYAQYLRVHGGPSLYRHQIDPRIPDLGFAGYNHGFMHIALCEMGTLWQIAAHQKDLQLPSETEMLASAQRVSQWKIAHSSYESTFNIAVSTRYQQHLDILLQDLGISQWRKLPNVPAEIFARYDPTDYKGVVEEYLAKSAKRKAKGQVKHVMPVDA, encoded by the coding sequence ATGCAAAATAATTCATTAAAGAGTCAGCATATTGCCATTATAGGAGCTGGCGTGTCGGGTATTTCGGCAGCAAGAGTTTGGCAAAAATGCGGCTATTCAGTCACAATATATGAGGCCTCCGATCAGATCGGGGGCCAATGGAACATGACCTACCCAGGTGTCCGGTTGCAAAACACCGCCCCGCAATACCAGTTCTCCGATTTCCCCTGGCCATTTACTCCTGATCGTCACCCGACTGGGGAGCAAGTCTTGAAATACATGCATGCTGCGGTTGCAGCATATGGTATTGAAGTCAAGCTCAACCACAAAGTGACCCAAATGGTCAAGCAGGATATCGGTTGGCAATTGACTTTTGAAAACGGAATGCAAGGGGATTTTGCCTATGTCATGATAGCGACAGGCCAATACCCTGGAGGAGACAAAAAGCATAAGCCTCGTTTTGAAAATATCGATTCATACCGAGGAGAGGTCGTCACCAACATCAATTCCAAAGAAGTCTTCAAGGACAAGCATGTGGCCGTCGTAGGATTTGGCAAGACAGCTCTGGATTTTGCGGCATGGAGCGGCGCAGTAGCCCAAAGCACGCAGCACATCTTTAGGACACCAAGGTGGACCATCCCGGATCATTTATTAGGGATTGACTACACTCGGCCTTTTTTCTCTCGCTTTGGCAGTGACATGATGCCGTCTTGGTGCCATAGCTCCTTGATCCAAAACTTGCTGCACAAGAAACTGACCTTTGTGGTCAAGTCTTTTTGGGGCTTTATAGCTACGCTCTTTCAGTATCAGCACCGAAAAGATGCAAAGTTAGGCACACTTGACCCAAGCGTATTGGACTTGGTTTTCCCTCCCAAATCACAGTTTGTTCCGGATTTGAGAAGTGCCTCGGCAGTAGCTCCGAATCACTACTATGAATACGTCGCACACCAGCGCATCATCCCTTACCGAGGGGAGGTTGCTTCATTTTTTGAACATGGACTCATCTTATCCGATGGTCAAAAAATAGAAGCTGACATGGTATGTATCTGTTGCGGCAATGAGGCACCTACCTACGGTTTCTTACCCGAAACGTACGCACAGTACCTCCGAGTACATGGAGGGCCGTCACTCTATCGCCATCAGATAGACCCTCGGATTCCTGATCTGGGATTTGCGGGGTACAATCACGGGTTTATGCACATCGCACTCTGTGAGATGGGTACGCTATGGCAAATAGCCGCACATCAAAAAGACCTCCAGTTGCCTTCAGAGACAGAAATGCTCGCCTCTGCTCAGCGCGTTTCCCAGTGGAAGATAGCGCACTCCTCCTATGAATCTACATTCAACATCGCTGTGAGCACGAGGTATCAGCAACATCTAGATATTCTGCTTCAAGACTTGGGCATCTCTCAATGGAGAAAGCTCCCCAATGTACCTGCCGAAATATTCGCGCGCTACGACCCTACCGACTACAAAGGAGTCGTAGAAGAGTATTTGGCAAAAAGTGCAAAGAGAAAAGCCAAAGGCCAAGTCAAACATGTCATGCCAGTCGATGCTTAG
- a CDS encoding NADH-quinone oxidoreductase subunit D — translation MSQAIEYKYRPENLNESAPNKYTEADLTREEMIINIGPQHPSTHGVLRLEVVTDGEIVVDVVPHMGYLHRCFEKHTESVPFNQGLPFVDRMDYVAAMNSEHAFVMGAERMLGIENDIPKRVEYIRVLVAELNRIASHFVAIGTYGLDIGAFTPFLWVMRDREHILRMLEWISGARMLYNYIWVGGLFYDLPVGFEEKCIEFISYLKPKLKELDDVLINNKIFVERTANVGVLPRNLAISYGATGPVLRGSGLKYDLRRVDGYSVYPELDFDIPVGTGAMGQVGDCWDRTFVRVQEVKESVKIIEQSLEQLTKAHKRTKDFDPRAAVPKKIRPKAQDFYVRAENPKGELGFFFRTDGRSDIPVRCKARACSFSNLSVLADITRGHMIADLVAIIGSIDIVMGEVDR, via the coding sequence ATGAGCCAAGCCATAGAATACAAATATCGTCCAGAAAACCTCAACGAGTCTGCTCCCAACAAATACACCGAGGCAGACCTGACTCGTGAGGAGATGATCATCAACATCGGGCCACAGCACCCCTCTACACATGGTGTATTGCGACTGGAGGTCGTCACCGATGGAGAGATCGTCGTGGATGTGGTGCCGCACATGGGCTACCTGCACCGATGCTTTGAGAAGCACACTGAGTCGGTACCTTTCAACCAAGGGCTACCCTTCGTAGACCGCATGGACTATGTCGCTGCGATGAACTCAGAACATGCCTTTGTGATGGGAGCGGAGCGAATGCTCGGCATAGAAAACGACATCCCAAAGCGGGTAGAGTACATCCGTGTACTGGTCGCGGAGCTCAATCGCATCGCATCGCATTTTGTGGCGATAGGTACTTATGGACTGGATATTGGAGCGTTTACCCCCTTCTTGTGGGTGATGCGTGATCGGGAGCACATCCTGCGTATGCTGGAGTGGATCAGTGGAGCACGTATGCTCTACAACTACATCTGGGTAGGGGGCTTGTTTTACGATCTACCTGTAGGGTTCGAGGAGAAATGCATCGAGTTCATCAGTTACCTGAAACCCAAACTCAAAGAATTGGATGATGTCCTCATCAACAACAAGATATTCGTAGAGCGTACAGCCAACGTCGGCGTATTGCCTCGCAACCTAGCCATTAGCTATGGGGCAACAGGCCCCGTACTACGTGGTTCGGGATTGAAGTACGACTTGCGTCGTGTCGACGGCTACTCGGTCTATCCGGAGCTAGACTTTGATATTCCCGTAGGTACAGGAGCCATGGGACAAGTGGGAGACTGTTGGGACCGAACCTTCGTCAGAGTACAGGAGGTCAAAGAATCTGTCAAGATCATCGAGCAGAGCCTAGAGCAGCTCACCAAAGCACACAAGCGCACCAAAGATTTTGACCCGAGAGCAGCAGTACCCAAGAAGATCAGACCCAAAGCGCAGGACTTCTACGTCCGTGCCGAAAACCCAAAAGGAGAACTGGGCTTTTTCTTCCGTACAGACGGTCGATCCGACATCCCTGTGCGCTGCAAGGCCAGAGCTTGTAGCTTCTCCAATCTCTCCGTACTGGCAGATATCACACGTGGACACATGATCGCTGACTTGGTCGCCATCATTGGCTCCATTGATATCGTCATGGGTGAAGTGGATAGGTAG
- a CDS encoding NADH-quinone oxidoreductase subunit C, producing MEIAEFKTLVQDRIGEAAVIGVDENATPKALLIAPGYIKDVCLYLRDNDQSYFDMLSCLTAIDNGPEINTMEVVYNLYSIPLEQSLMLKVTLDREKPEIDSMTELWKTADWHEREAYDLFGVQFVGHPDLRRILMPGDWQGHPMRKDYVEPEEYRGMKTIREEEDPS from the coding sequence ATGGAAATAGCTGAATTCAAAACCCTTGTACAGGATCGTATCGGCGAAGCAGCCGTGATCGGTGTGGACGAAAATGCAACGCCCAAGGCACTGCTCATTGCGCCAGGTTACATCAAGGATGTGTGTCTCTATCTCCGTGACAATGACCAGTCGTATTTCGATATGCTCTCTTGCCTCACAGCCATTGACAATGGGCCAGAGATCAATACCATGGAGGTCGTCTACAACCTGTACTCGATCCCACTGGAGCAATCCCTCATGCTCAAAGTGACCCTTGATAGAGAAAAACCAGAAATAGACTCAATGACCGAGCTCTGGAAAACAGCCGATTGGCACGAAAGGGAGGCCTATGATCTATTCGGGGTACAATTCGTCGGGCACCCCGACTTGAGGAGAATCCTGATGCCAGGAGACTGGCAGGGACACCCCATGCGCAAAGACTATGTAGAGCCCGAAGAATACCGCGGCATGAAAACCATCAGAGAGGAGGAGGATCCATCATGA
- the nuoB gene encoding NADH-quinone oxidoreductase subunit NuoB, which translates to MKGLLDQKFNNGGVVISSLEDITNWARLSSIWPMGFGLACCAIEMMGAYASGYDLDRYGVIPRASPRQSDVMIVAGTVTYKMADRVRRLYEQMAEPRYVISMGSCSNCGGPYWEHGYHVVKGVDKIIPVDVYVPGCPPRPEALIGGILKLREKIENETLREPEGLREIVENLD; encoded by the coding sequence ATGAAAGGTTTACTCGATCAAAAATTCAACAACGGCGGGGTAGTCATCAGCAGCCTCGAAGATATCACCAATTGGGCACGACTGTCCAGTATCTGGCCTATGGGCTTTGGTTTGGCTTGTTGTGCGATCGAGATGATGGGTGCCTATGCATCGGGCTATGACTTGGATCGCTACGGCGTGATCCCACGTGCCAGTCCTAGACAGTCCGATGTGATGATCGTAGCAGGTACGGTGACCTACAAGATGGCCGACCGAGTCAGACGACTCTACGAGCAAATGGCCGAACCACGCTATGTGATCTCGATGGGCTCTTGCTCCAACTGTGGAGGTCCCTACTGGGAGCATGGCTACCATGTCGTCAAAGGAGTCGACAAAATCATCCCAGTAGATGTCTACGTGCCTGGATGTCCTCCAAGACCCGAGGCACTGATCGGAGGGATATTGAAGCTCCGAGAGAAAATAGAAAATGAAACCTTGAGAGAGCCAGAAGGCCTGCGCGAAATCGTAGAAAATCTAGACTAA
- a CDS encoding NADH-quinone oxidoreductase subunit A, with translation MELTNYQIILLFAVGGFVAIMGSLVTSWVLRPRRPNEEKLTTYECGEDPTGTAWGKFNIRFYVIALVFVLFETELLFLFPWAIVFGDEGLNALTQGKWGMLAFVEMSLFILILALGLAYVWGKGFLEWEKPDVKVTDVESKVPESLYDQLNTKYQ, from the coding sequence ATGGAACTAACTAACTACCAAATCATACTATTGTTCGCTGTGGGGGGCTTTGTGGCCATCATGGGGTCACTAGTGACGAGCTGGGTACTCAGACCTCGCAGACCCAACGAGGAGAAACTGACCACCTACGAGTGTGGAGAGGACCCGACGGGCACGGCTTGGGGCAAGTTCAACATCCGATTCTATGTGATTGCACTGGTGTTTGTGTTGTTTGAGACAGAGTTGTTGTTTTTGTTTCCTTGGGCGATCGTCTTTGGGGACGAAGGACTCAATGCCCTCACGCAAGGCAAATGGGGAATGCTCGCATTCGTCGAGATGTCACTATTTATACTGATTTTAGCATTGGGTCTAGCCTATGTCTGGGGCAAGGGGTTTCTCGAATGGGAAAAGCCAGATGTGAAAGTCACCGACGTAGAGAGCAAAGTCCCAGAAAGCCTCTATGATCAATTGAATACAAAATACCAATAG
- a CDS encoding NADP-dependent isocitrate dehydrogenase: MTKSKIIYTKTDEAPALATYSFLPIVSAFTSAAGVEVETRDISLAGRIIANLSDYLTDDQKIGDALAELGDLAKQPEANIIKLPNISASIPQLQAAIKELQAQGYKLPNYPSEPKTDEEKEIKAKYAKVLGSAVNPVLREGNSDRRAPKAVKNYAKKNPHRMGAWAADSATHVASMPDSDFYGSEKSTTVAEATEFKIVFNGEELKGFAPLLAGEVIDCSVMSINTLKSWVAGEIADAKAKGVLFSLHMKATMMKVSDPIIFGAVVEVFYKDVFEKYAELFAELGVTATNGIGDVYAKIAGHAKEAEVKAAIEAVYTDSPDLAMVNSDKGITNLHVPSDVIIDASMPAMIRTSGQMWNKAGDQQDTKAVIPDRCYAGVFQATIDFCKKNGAFNPSTMGSVSNVGLMAQKAEEYGSHDKTFQLAEAGTVQVIDKAGTVLLEQTVEAGDVFRMCQVKDAPIQDWVKLAVNRAKATGVPAVFWLDENRAHDAQIIAKVNTYLKDHDTAGLDIRILAPVGATNFSLERTLKGEDTISVTGNVLRDYLTDLFPILELGTSAKMLSIVPLMNGGGLFETGAGGSAPKHVQQFNEEGYLRWDSLGEFLALAVSLEHLSETFDNPKAKVLAEALDAATGLFLDNDKSPARKVGGIDNRGSHFYLAMYWAQELAAQDKDAELKARFAGLAKALTENEAKINEELIGAQGKPEDIGGYFQPNIDLASKAMRPSATLNESLAAL; encoded by the coding sequence ATGACAAAATCTAAGATCATTTACACCAAGACGGACGAAGCACCTGCTTTGGCTACTTATTCATTTTTGCCTATCGTTTCAGCTTTTACTTCAGCGGCTGGCGTGGAGGTTGAGACCAGAGACATTTCCTTGGCAGGTCGTATCATCGCCAACCTCTCTGACTACTTGACTGATGATCAAAAAATAGGTGATGCATTGGCAGAGCTCGGTGACTTGGCCAAGCAGCCAGAGGCGAACATCATCAAATTGCCCAACATCTCAGCTTCTATTCCGCAGCTACAAGCAGCCATCAAAGAGCTGCAAGCGCAGGGCTATAAGTTGCCTAACTACCCATCTGAGCCTAAGACGGACGAAGAGAAAGAAATCAAAGCGAAATATGCCAAAGTACTCGGTAGCGCAGTGAACCCTGTCTTGAGAGAAGGGAACTCTGATCGTAGAGCACCCAAGGCTGTAAAAAACTACGCCAAGAAAAACCCACACAGAATGGGCGCTTGGGCCGCTGATTCAGCAACACACGTCGCGTCTATGCCAGATAGCGATTTTTATGGTTCTGAGAAGTCTACGACCGTAGCAGAAGCTACCGAATTCAAAATCGTTTTCAACGGTGAGGAATTGAAAGGATTTGCGCCTTTGTTGGCTGGCGAAGTGATCGATTGTTCAGTGATGAGCATCAACACACTGAAGTCATGGGTAGCAGGTGAGATTGCAGACGCGAAAGCGAAAGGCGTCTTGTTTTCGCTACACATGAAAGCGACAATGATGAAGGTATCTGACCCAATCATCTTCGGCGCAGTAGTAGAAGTATTCTACAAAGACGTATTCGAAAAATATGCAGAGCTCTTCGCAGAGCTGGGTGTGACTGCTACCAACGGTATCGGTGATGTCTATGCCAAAATCGCTGGACATGCGAAAGAAGCGGAAGTAAAAGCGGCCATCGAGGCAGTATATACCGACAGCCCTGACCTAGCGATGGTCAACTCTGACAAAGGAATCACCAACCTACACGTGCCGTCTGATGTCATCATCGATGCATCTATGCCAGCGATGATTCGTACGTCAGGCCAGATGTGGAACAAAGCAGGTGATCAACAAGATACCAAAGCGGTCATTCCAGACAGATGTTATGCGGGTGTGTTCCAAGCTACGATCGACTTCTGTAAGAAAAACGGCGCATTCAATCCATCTACGATGGGTTCTGTGTCCAACGTCGGTTTGATGGCACAAAAGGCCGAAGAGTACGGGTCACATGACAAAACCTTCCAATTGGCGGAAGCAGGTACGGTACAGGTGATTGACAAAGCGGGTACAGTATTGCTAGAGCAGACCGTCGAAGCAGGCGATGTATTCAGAATGTGTCAGGTGAAAGACGCACCGATCCAGGACTGGGTGAAGCTAGCCGTGAACAGGGCAAAAGCGACAGGTGTACCTGCGGTATTCTGGTTGGATGAGAACAGAGCGCATGACGCACAAATCATCGCCAAGGTGAATACTTACCTAAAAGATCACGATACGGCAGGTTTGGATATCCGAATCCTCGCACCAGTAGGTGCGACGAATTTCTCTCTAGAGAGAACGTTGAAAGGGGAAGATACGATCTCTGTGACGGGTAACGTACTGAGAGATTACTTGACAGACTTGTTCCCGATTTTGGAATTGGGTACGTCGGCGAAGATGCTCTCTATCGTGCCGTTGATGAACGGTGGCGGATTGTTCGAGACAGGTGCAGGTGGATCAGCACCGAAGCACGTACAGCAGTTCAACGAAGAGGGATACTTGAGATGGGATTCTTTGGGTGAGTTCTTGGCACTCGCGGTTTCGTTGGAGCACCTTTCGGAGACTTTTGACAACCCCAAGGCCAAAGTTTTGGCAGAAGCACTAGATGCAGCGACTGGGTTGTTCTTGGACAATGACAAGTCTCCTGCCCGTAAGGTAGGCGGTATCGACAACAGAGGGTCACACTTCTACTTGGCGATGTATTGGGCACAAGAATTGGCTGCTCAGGACAAAGACGCTGAGTTGAAAGCACGCTTTGCGGGATTGGCCAAAGCCTTGACAGAAAACGAAGCGAAAATCAACGAAGAGTTGATCGGCGCACAGGGCAAGCCAGAAGACATCGGCGGATACTTCCAGCCCAACATTGACTTGGCATCAAAAGCCATGAGACCAAGTGCAACACTCAACGAATCACTGGCTGCACTCTAA
- a CDS encoding Lacal_2735 family protein, translated as MFGLFKKKSELEQLSAQYKALMKQAHILSSQDRTKSDAKYAEAEALIQQIEALKANEQ; from the coding sequence ATGTTTGGACTATTTAAGAAAAAATCGGAGTTGGAGCAGCTCAGCGCACAGTACAAAGCGCTGATGAAACAAGCGCATATTTTGTCTTCTCAAGACAGGACGAAAAGCGATGCAAAGTATGCCGAAGCGGAAGCCTTGATTCAACAGATCGAAGCACTCAAGGCAAATGAGCAATGA
- the rocD gene encoding ornithine--oxo-acid transaminase, with the protein MVNEMTSEQAIALEDKYGAHNYHPLPVVLSKGEGVYVWDVEGKKYYDFLSAYSAVNQGHCHPKIVGALTEQAQKLTLTSRAFYNDTLGEYEKYITDYFGFDKVLPMNTGAEAVETAIKLTRKWAYEVKGIPENEAKIIVCENNFHGRTTTIISFSNDPDAQKNFGPYTAGFIKIPYNDMEALQEALKDQNVAGLLMEPIQGEAGVYVPDEGFLQAASEACKEANVLFVADEVQTGIARTGRLLACDHEDVKPDVLILGKAISGGVYPVSVVLANDEIMGVIKPGQHGSTFGGNPIASKVAMAALDVVQEEKLAANAERLGKKFRSRLNDFIVESKLVSLVRGKGLLNAIVINDAEDSSTAWDICVALKDNGLLAKPTHGNIIRFAPPLVMTEAQLDECCDIIIDTIQKFEKK; encoded by the coding sequence ATGGTAAATGAAATGACTAGTGAGCAGGCGATTGCCTTGGAGGATAAATACGGTGCGCACAACTACCACCCACTTCCTGTGGTGTTGTCCAAAGGTGAAGGAGTTTATGTTTGGGATGTAGAAGGGAAAAAGTACTATGACTTTCTGTCTGCATACTCTGCTGTCAATCAAGGCCACTGTCATCCAAAAATCGTAGGAGCACTTACCGAGCAGGCACAGAAACTGACTTTGACATCTCGCGCATTCTACAATGATACTCTAGGAGAATACGAAAAATACATCACAGATTATTTCGGTTTTGATAAAGTACTCCCAATGAATACCGGAGCTGAGGCAGTCGAAACGGCCATCAAGCTGACGCGTAAGTGGGCGTACGAGGTGAAAGGTATTCCAGAGAATGAAGCCAAAATCATCGTGTGTGAAAATAATTTTCATGGACGTACGACTACCATCATTTCGTTTTCCAACGACCCTGATGCGCAGAAGAATTTCGGTCCATATACAGCCGGATTTATCAAAATACCTTACAACGATATGGAGGCGCTGCAAGAGGCGCTGAAAGATCAAAATGTAGCGGGACTGTTGATGGAACCGATTCAAGGTGAAGCAGGGGTGTATGTTCCAGATGAGGGTTTTTTGCAAGCCGCTAGTGAAGCCTGCAAAGAAGCCAACGTCCTTTTTGTGGCGGACGAAGTGCAAACAGGTATCGCACGGACTGGCCGCTTGCTGGCTTGTGACCATGAAGACGTCAAGCCAGATGTATTGATTCTTGGCAAAGCCATCTCTGGAGGAGTATACCCTGTGTCTGTGGTGTTGGCCAATGACGAGATCATGGGAGTGATCAAACCAGGGCAGCATGGATCTACTTTTGGGGGCAACCCGATCGCATCGAAAGTCGCCATGGCTGCATTGGATGTTGTACAGGAAGAGAAATTGGCGGCTAATGCAGAGAGACTTGGCAAGAAATTCAGATCGAGATTGAACGATTTTATTGTTGAGAGTAAATTGGTCTCTCTGGTGAGAGGAAAGGGATTACTCAACGCCATAGTAATCAATGATGCGGAGGATAGCTCTACCGCTTGGGATATCTGTGTCGCACTCAAGGACAATGGTCTGTTGGCCAAACCGACACATGGCAATATCATTCGGTTTGCACCTCCGTTGGTAATGACCGAAGCGCAATTGGATGAGTGTTGCGATATCATCATCGATACGATACAGAAATTTGAAAAGAAATAA
- a CDS encoding DUF5522 domain-containing protein yields the protein MSDKEKSKQPGPLSAKDYYYNEAGLMVFTAQYHLKRGYCCKNGCKHCPYGK from the coding sequence TTGTCAGACAAAGAAAAAAGCAAACAACCTGGTCCCCTCAGTGCCAAAGACTACTACTACAACGAAGCTGGTCTCATGGTCTTTACTGCTCAGTACCACCTCAAGAGAGGTTACTGTTGCAAAAATGGCTGCAAGCACTGCCCGTATGGGAAGTAA
- a CDS encoding TetR/AcrR family transcriptional regulator has product MVKLQKSIEKRKALLRATLCLIQKGGIQAACMSQVAKHAGVSPGTIYLYFQNKEDMINQLYLAAKGNFSLAAFAQYDTTEPVYTAFKKIWHNILNYKTENPEEASFLNQCDNTPLIAPEIRQEGLKHLQPLLDLWSRGKQEGLIKDSSPYLLYAQTIYPMAFLMNPIHCQHYLLNKETAHEAFQAAWDSIKV; this is encoded by the coding sequence ATGGTCAAACTTCAGAAAAGCATTGAAAAACGTAAAGCACTCCTACGTGCCACGCTCTGCCTTATCCAAAAAGGAGGCATACAAGCGGCCTGTATGTCTCAAGTTGCCAAACATGCTGGAGTATCTCCGGGGACGATCTATTTGTATTTCCAAAACAAAGAAGACATGATCAATCAATTGTATTTGGCAGCCAAAGGAAACTTCAGTCTGGCAGCCTTTGCACAGTATGACACAACCGAGCCCGTCTATACTGCATTTAAGAAAATTTGGCACAACATACTGAACTACAAAACCGAAAACCCCGAAGAAGCTTCATTCCTCAATCAGTGCGACAACACGCCATTGATTGCTCCCGAGATTCGACAAGAAGGCCTCAAACATCTCCAACCCCTTTTGGATCTCTGGTCTAGAGGAAAACAAGAAGGGCTCATCAAGGACAGCTCTCCCTACTTGCTCTATGCCCAAACCATCTACCCTATGGCATTCCTCATGAACCCCATCCACTGCCAACACTACCTCCTAAACAAAGAAACAGCCCATGAAGCCTTTCAGGCAGCCTGGGACAGTATCAAAGTATAA
- a CDS encoding nitroreductase family protein, whose protein sequence is MELLDKLNWRYATKAMNGEKVPQEKVDHIIEAASLAPTSSGLQPFEILVVTNPEVKAKIRAIAWDQSVVTDCSHLLVFAAWDTYTAERINKMFDLTNELRGFTNEGWENYRQKLLNSYPQQDAETNFNHAARQAYIAFSQAIAAAAFEGVDSTPMEGFDATALDEILDLKEKGLRSCVLLPLGYRDTDTDWLVNLPKVRKSTEDLVTLVD, encoded by the coding sequence ATGGAATTATTAGATAAATTGAACTGGCGCTATGCCACCAAAGCCATGAATGGCGAAAAAGTACCTCAAGAAAAAGTAGACCACATCATCGAAGCAGCTTCACTCGCTCCTACATCTAGCGGACTACAACCTTTCGAGATCTTGGTAGTGACAAACCCAGAAGTCAAAGCCAAAATCAGAGCCATCGCTTGGGATCAATCCGTGGTGACGGACTGCTCACACCTACTGGTATTTGCGGCATGGGACACCTACACCGCAGAACGTATCAACAAGATGTTTGACCTGACGAACGAACTCCGTGGGTTCACCAACGAAGGCTGGGAAAACTACCGCCAGAAACTACTCAACAGCTACCCACAGCAAGATGCTGAGACCAACTTCAACCATGCCGCACGTCAAGCCTATATTGCTTTCTCTCAAGCGATTGCTGCGGCGGCATTCGAAGGAGTGGACAGTACTCCCATGGAAGGATTCGACGCAACAGCTCTGGACGAAATCCTCGATCTGAAAGAAAAAGGATTGAGAAGTTGTGTTCTATTGCCTCTGGGCTATCGAGACACGGACACCGACTGGTTAGTCAACCTTCCAAAAGTGAGAAAAAGCACAGAGGACTTGGTCACTCTAGTAGACTAA
- a CDS encoding phospholipid scramblase-related protein — protein sequence MNPILDRNLFFVKEHVGMFKAANNYDIHDPSNQEMIMTCREENLGFLTKMFRFTDYKRMTPFDIEIKTATGEKVLTVKRGISIFLSTVEVFDEKDQLVGKFKQKFFSIGGKFDVLDASDRVLCTLKGKWTSWDFKFIKDQVEFASVSKEWAGMGRELFTTADNYMLKIDEKVNEGHPMRLLILAAVMCIDMVLKE from the coding sequence ATGAATCCAATACTAGATCGGAACCTGTTTTTTGTAAAAGAGCATGTAGGAATGTTCAAGGCGGCCAATAATTACGATATTCATGACCCTAGCAATCAGGAGATGATCATGACTTGTCGAGAAGAGAATCTTGGTTTCTTGACTAAAATGTTTCGCTTTACGGATTATAAGCGGATGACTCCATTTGACATAGAGATCAAGACGGCTACTGGTGAAAAAGTCTTGACCGTCAAGCGAGGGATCTCGATTTTCTTGTCTACCGTAGAGGTGTTTGACGAAAAGGATCAACTAGTGGGCAAATTCAAACAGAAATTCTTTTCAATAGGAGGGAAGTTTGATGTATTGGATGCCAGTGATCGAGTACTCTGTACCCTCAAAGGGAAGTGGACAAGCTGGGATTTTAAATTTATCAAAGACCAAGTGGAATTTGCTTCGGTGAGCAAAGAATGGGCAGGAATGGGACGTGAGTTGTTTACTACTGCGGACAATTACATGCTCAAGATTGATGAAAAAGTGAATGAAGGTCACCCGATGAGATTGTTGATTTTGGCGGCAGTGATGTGTATCGATATGGTATTGAAGGAGTAG